Proteins encoded within one genomic window of Couchioplanes caeruleus:
- a CDS encoding SigE family RNA polymerase sigma factor: MSEDDELHFTDFVHARSPALLRTAFLLTADSHLAQDLLQTALVKTWRTWRNVRRQDSPDAYVRRVMVTTATSWWRRKWRGERPAQSLPDTGAHDGELESIGARRALIAALAQLPPRQRAVVVLRYYEDLPEQQVAALLGTSVGNVKSQASRGLSKLRADGALDDWAPQRHRVLQRAHDGQE, from the coding sequence GTGTCAGAGGATGACGAACTACACTTCACGGACTTTGTGCATGCCAGGTCCCCCGCGTTGCTGCGTACCGCGTTCCTGTTGACCGCGGACTCCCACCTCGCCCAGGACCTGCTGCAGACGGCCCTCGTCAAGACCTGGCGGACGTGGCGCAACGTACGACGCCAGGATTCGCCGGACGCGTACGTACGCCGGGTGATGGTGACGACGGCCACCTCGTGGTGGCGCCGGAAATGGCGGGGTGAACGCCCGGCTCAGAGCCTGCCGGACACGGGAGCGCACGACGGAGAGCTGGAAAGCATCGGTGCCCGCCGCGCTCTGATCGCGGCGCTCGCTCAGCTTCCGCCACGACAGCGTGCCGTCGTGGTCCTGCGCTACTACGAGGACCTCCCCGAGCAACAGGTCGCCGCTCTGCTGGGCACCTCGGTCGGCAATGTGAAAAGTCAGGCCTCCCGAGGTCTGAGCAAACTCCGCGCCGACGGCGCACTGGACGACTGGGCGCCACAGCGGCACCGCGTCCTCCAACGAGCTCACGATGGACAGGAGTAG
- a CDS encoding right-handed parallel beta-helix repeat-containing protein has protein sequence MNRQVLVVANGRPGAYGTIAAAVARATDGATITVGPGRYEENLVLDKRLTILAEEGLGTAVVLAQTGSVLTVGGPGAQLRGLELSSADADLAAIDIHRGQLALDGCRVTGASWATVLARLSGSVAMRDCEVGSSAGAGVVVIGAQASSVEDTAFRRIAGSAVLVGDVGVLTMRRCELQEPAANAVCVHGQGTCVVEDCQIVGAGKPALATEQGGVLEVRRTTVRDSRNVDLFLRGTGALSIEDSTFTGAAVQAAHIAEKAAPVISRCTFAGAEHVGVHVTDEAAPRLLGCTVEGSPIGVRVDGSAHATFEAMTVRETSAMIAVVTGTATAGFVGLRASASAGSGIRAEGGCRLDLADLRLTVAAAALDVDGDADATVSTATIDAAAEAGVTVAGSAHATMSGLTLRGGGLLVTASGRAVVRDSEVGSAPGAGIRVTGFGTLTATQCRIRDSRGYGVHVEPGGRATLRQCEMLHNAGDGVHADPADSVELTECVVQNDASPAGPVPEERAEDRQDDVEEAAGDELSGALAELHTLIGLSGVKKEVTGLVNLIKMAQRRQRMGLPMPPMSRHLVFAGPPGTGKTTVARLYGSVLAELGILAKGHMVEAARADLVGQYIGSTAIKTTELVTKALGGVLFIDEAYTLTASTGGSGPDFGQEAVDALMKMMEDHRDELVVIVAGYSALMEKFLASNPGLASRFTRTIEFPNYSVDELVTITSNLCRKHYYELTDDGLQNLIQYFERVPKDETFGNGRVARKLFEAMVNNQASRLALSRPARDTELNRLTGADLTGELAQLDALPDAPAAGPATASDPAAALTTSRAWRRLTDAVGVAGIRQSAGAAVLRLAAARAARRPIGRTGNVILAGRRGTGRRHFARLYAQALAELDVLPSGHVTYARLTDELCPQWPGQGRILARQALTDAAGGMLVLNCDGADDSRGDLAEGLGEALAEAPGDLVVVLTGEPTAVARVLAAAPELAAHFPERWDVADYTVPDLAEIAVRHLVRRGHDVPDEVRTALLARVADLPERTVAAAHRLSEQLARTASARTLTMADLGEAAASPRITGGLAAVG, from the coding sequence ATGAATCGGCAGGTTCTGGTGGTGGCGAACGGCCGCCCGGGAGCGTACGGCACCATCGCGGCCGCCGTGGCCCGCGCGACCGACGGTGCGACGATCACCGTCGGCCCCGGCCGGTACGAGGAGAACCTGGTCCTCGACAAGCGGCTGACCATCCTTGCCGAGGAGGGCCTCGGCACCGCGGTGGTGCTCGCGCAGACCGGCAGCGTTCTGACCGTCGGAGGACCGGGTGCGCAGTTGCGCGGCCTCGAGCTGTCCAGCGCGGATGCGGACCTCGCGGCGATCGACATCCACCGCGGTCAGCTCGCCCTGGACGGCTGCCGGGTCACGGGCGCCTCGTGGGCGACGGTGCTGGCCCGGCTGAGCGGTTCGGTCGCGATGCGCGACTGCGAGGTGGGCAGCAGCGCCGGCGCGGGTGTCGTCGTCATCGGGGCGCAGGCCAGCAGCGTCGAGGACACTGCCTTCCGCCGGATCGCGGGCTCGGCCGTCCTGGTCGGCGACGTCGGCGTGCTCACGATGCGGCGCTGCGAGCTGCAGGAGCCCGCGGCCAATGCGGTGTGCGTCCACGGTCAGGGCACCTGCGTCGTCGAGGACTGCCAGATCGTCGGTGCCGGCAAACCCGCGCTGGCCACCGAGCAGGGCGGCGTCCTGGAGGTACGCCGCACGACCGTACGCGACAGCCGCAACGTCGACCTCTTCCTGCGCGGCACGGGCGCACTGTCCATCGAGGACTCGACCTTCACCGGCGCCGCCGTGCAGGCCGCGCACATCGCCGAGAAGGCCGCCCCGGTCATCAGCCGCTGCACCTTCGCGGGCGCCGAGCACGTCGGCGTCCACGTCACCGATGAGGCGGCACCGCGGCTGCTCGGCTGCACGGTCGAGGGTTCGCCGATCGGCGTACGGGTCGACGGGTCCGCCCACGCCACCTTCGAGGCGATGACCGTACGGGAAACCTCCGCGATGATCGCCGTCGTGACCGGCACCGCGACGGCCGGGTTCGTGGGCCTGCGGGCGTCCGCGTCCGCAGGGTCGGGGATTCGCGCCGAGGGCGGCTGCCGGCTGGACCTCGCGGACCTGAGGCTGACCGTGGCCGCCGCCGCTCTCGACGTCGACGGCGACGCCGACGCGACGGTGAGCACCGCCACGATCGACGCCGCGGCAGAGGCGGGCGTCACCGTCGCGGGCTCGGCCCACGCCACGATGAGCGGACTGACCCTGCGGGGCGGCGGCCTGCTCGTCACCGCGTCCGGCCGGGCGGTGGTCCGCGACAGCGAGGTCGGCTCCGCGCCGGGCGCCGGCATCCGGGTGACCGGCTTCGGCACCCTGACCGCCACCCAGTGCCGCATCCGCGACTCCCGGGGGTACGGCGTCCACGTCGAGCCCGGTGGCCGCGCCACGCTGCGGCAGTGCGAGATGTTGCACAACGCCGGAGACGGCGTCCACGCCGACCCGGCCGACTCCGTCGAGCTCACCGAGTGCGTCGTCCAGAACGACGCGTCGCCCGCCGGTCCCGTCCCGGAGGAACGTGCCGAGGACCGCCAGGACGACGTCGAGGAGGCCGCCGGGGACGAACTCAGCGGCGCGCTCGCCGAACTGCACACCCTCATCGGCCTGAGCGGCGTCAAGAAGGAGGTCACCGGCCTCGTCAACCTCATCAAGATGGCGCAGCGACGGCAGCGGATGGGCCTGCCGATGCCGCCGATGAGCCGCCACCTCGTCTTCGCCGGCCCGCCCGGCACGGGAAAGACCACGGTCGCGCGGCTCTACGGCTCGGTCCTGGCCGAGCTGGGCATCCTCGCCAAGGGCCACATGGTCGAGGCGGCGCGCGCGGATCTCGTCGGCCAGTACATCGGCTCCACCGCCATCAAGACCACCGAGCTGGTCACCAAGGCCCTCGGTGGGGTGCTCTTCATCGACGAGGCGTACACGCTGACGGCCTCCACCGGCGGCTCGGGGCCGGACTTCGGCCAGGAAGCCGTCGACGCGCTGATGAAGATGATGGAGGATCACCGCGACGAGCTTGTCGTCATCGTGGCCGGCTATTCGGCGCTGATGGAGAAGTTCCTGGCGTCGAACCCCGGTCTGGCGTCGCGTTTCACCCGCACCATCGAGTTTCCCAACTACAGCGTCGACGAGCTGGTCACGATCACCTCGAATCTGTGCCGCAAGCACTACTACGAGCTGACCGACGACGGTCTGCAGAACCTGATCCAGTACTTCGAGCGCGTGCCGAAGGACGAGACGTTCGGCAACGGCCGCGTCGCCCGCAAGCTGTTCGAGGCCATGGTCAACAACCAGGCGTCCCGGCTCGCGCTCTCCCGCCCGGCCCGCGACACCGAGCTGAACCGCCTCACCGGCGCCGACCTGACCGGGGAACTCGCCCAGCTCGACGCCCTGCCCGACGCACCCGCCGCCGGCCCGGCCACCGCATCCGACCCGGCCGCGGCACTGACCACGAGCCGTGCCTGGAGACGGCTGACCGATGCGGTGGGCGTCGCGGGGATCCGCCAGTCGGCCGGTGCGGCCGTCCTGCGCCTCGCGGCGGCGCGCGCCGCACGCCGGCCGATCGGCCGTACGGGAAACGTCATCCTCGCCGGCCGCCGAGGCACCGGGCGCCGCCACTTCGCCCGTCTCTACGCCCAGGCCCTCGCCGAACTGGATGTACTGCCGAGCGGCCACGTCACGTACGCCCGGCTCACGGACGAGCTGTGCCCGCAGTGGCCCGGCCAGGGCCGCATCCTGGCCCGCCAGGCCCTCACCGACGCGGCCGGAGGCATGCTCGTGCTCAACTGCGACGGTGCCGACGACAGCCGCGGAGACCTCGCCGAGGGCCTCGGCGAGGCCTTGGCGGAGGCGCCCGGCGACCTCGTCGTCGTCCTGACCGGCGAACCGACGGCCGTGGCGCGGGTTCTGGCCGCGGCGCCGGAGCTGGCCGCGCACTTCCCCGAACGCTGGGACGTGGCGGACTACACGGTGCCCGACCTGGCCGAGATCGCGGTCCGCCACCTCGTCCGCCGCGGACACGACGTCCCCGACGAGGTACGGACGGCGTTGCTGGCCAGAGTCGCGGATCTTCCGGAGAGGACGGTCGCCGCCGCGCACCGCCTCTCGGAACAACTGGCCCGGACCGCATCGGCCCGCACCCTCACCATGGCGGACCTGGGCGAAGCGGCCGCCTCGCCCCGGATCACGGGAGGCCTCGCCGCGGTCGGCTGA
- a CDS encoding SecDF P1 head subdomain-containing protein gives MAAICAVGVAATAAFAVTAESAPPSHVSAAPNAAPAPGSPVVFAAVEQVRRRQGTCASGWLPGSDGCFRLAPNSLRVDSPRNVELVIDPTTNEKVVRLTMSDSDTVRFDEITAALEPHQGMLAIIVDDQVVSAPIIMGHITGPTVEILPTEVKGGEELFHRIK, from the coding sequence TTGGCGGCGATCTGCGCCGTCGGCGTTGCCGCCACGGCGGCGTTCGCGGTGACAGCGGAATCCGCGCCGCCGTCGCACGTCTCGGCCGCGCCCAACGCAGCCCCGGCCCCGGGCAGTCCCGTGGTGTTCGCAGCCGTCGAACAGGTCCGCCGGCGGCAGGGCACTTGCGCCAGCGGCTGGCTGCCCGGCAGTGACGGCTGCTTCCGGCTCGCTCCGAACAGCCTCCGCGTCGACAGCCCCCGCAACGTCGAACTCGTGATCGATCCGACCACCAATGAGAAAGTGGTGCGTCTGACCATGTCGGACAGCGACACGGTCCGCTTCGACGAGATCACCGCGGCTCTGGAGCCACACCAGGGCATGCTCGCCATCATCGTGGATGACCAGGTCGTCTCGGCACCCATCATCATGGGCCACATCACCGGCCCCACCGTAGAGATCCTCCCCACTGAGGTAAAGGGAGGCGAGGAACTGTTCCACCGGATCAAGTGA
- a CDS encoding maleylpyruvate isomerase family mycothiol-dependent enzyme → MKEILEFPDLLRLIDERSVAFRAAVASAPSLDVPVPTCPGWTLFDLVEHLGEGRRKWAAIIAAGPADAPPAESAWKSAAPREREALLAWSAASTQELLDALREVGPDSGCWTWWGTSQVPQTCGAAARHQLQEIAVHTYDVQVTLGAPQPLPDEVALDGVEEFQFTCCATTAAWPHEPAVIDYHATEGRSWRLRLSGDGARIARLAEPVTAADASARATASELVLVFYGRIPLDSVELDGDRRIFDQLIAWEPE, encoded by the coding sequence GTGAAGGAGATTCTCGAGTTCCCCGACCTGCTGCGGCTGATCGACGAGCGGTCGGTCGCCTTCCGCGCCGCGGTCGCCTCCGCGCCCAGCCTCGACGTGCCGGTGCCGACCTGCCCCGGGTGGACGCTGTTCGATCTGGTGGAGCATCTGGGCGAGGGACGCCGCAAGTGGGCCGCCATCATCGCCGCAGGGCCTGCCGACGCTCCCCCGGCCGAATCCGCATGGAAGAGCGCCGCGCCCCGGGAGCGCGAAGCTCTGCTGGCCTGGTCGGCCGCATCGACGCAGGAGCTCCTGGACGCACTGCGGGAGGTCGGCCCGGATAGCGGTTGCTGGACGTGGTGGGGCACGTCGCAGGTGCCGCAGACCTGCGGCGCCGCCGCCCGGCACCAGCTCCAGGAGATCGCGGTGCACACCTACGACGTCCAGGTCACCCTCGGCGCCCCGCAGCCGCTGCCGGACGAGGTCGCCCTCGACGGTGTCGAGGAGTTCCAGTTCACCTGCTGTGCAACGACGGCCGCCTGGCCGCACGAGCCCGCTGTCATCGACTACCACGCCACCGAGGGCCGTTCCTGGCGCCTTCGGCTCTCCGGCGACGGCGCACGGATCGCCCGCCTTGCCGAACCCGTCACCGCTGCCGACGCCTCCGCCCGGGCCACGGCCAGTGAGCTGGTTCTGGTCTTCTACGGCCGCATTCCGCTGGACTCGGTGGAGCTGGACGGCGACCGACGCATCTTCGACCAGCTCATCGCCTGGGAACCGGAGTAG
- a CDS encoding alpha/beta fold hydrolase, with protein MVVRLGANDREAQVHGVTMACDDSAPGRDELPVLLCLHAIGHGAQDFASLRAALAGQWRVVAPDWPGQGNSGPDREPPTATRYAELALGLLDALGIARATVLGNSIGGAAALRLAALHPERVTGLVLIDGAGLAPIGRRERLAIRAFVALFRAGRRRRWWYRWAFAAYYRQMLRTPAAATHRAAIVAAGYDSAPILAAAWRGFADLDVRDLAGRVRCPVLAAWARHDRIVPLAASRPALECVPDLTLSTFDAGHSPHVETPAEFEAVLRSFLRNHIT; from the coding sequence ATGGTTGTGCGACTGGGAGCCAACGACCGCGAGGCGCAGGTCCACGGCGTCACGATGGCGTGCGACGACAGCGCTCCCGGCCGCGACGAGCTGCCGGTCCTGCTGTGCCTGCACGCGATCGGGCACGGGGCACAGGATTTCGCGAGCCTGCGCGCCGCCCTGGCCGGGCAGTGGCGAGTCGTCGCGCCGGACTGGCCCGGCCAGGGCAATTCCGGCCCGGACCGGGAGCCGCCCACCGCCACCCGATACGCCGAACTGGCCCTCGGCCTGCTCGACGCGCTCGGCATCGCGCGGGCCACCGTGCTGGGCAACTCGATCGGCGGCGCCGCCGCGCTGCGGTTGGCGGCCCTGCATCCGGAGCGTGTCACCGGCCTGGTCCTGATCGACGGCGCCGGCCTGGCACCGATCGGCCGGCGCGAACGGCTCGCCATCCGCGCGTTCGTCGCCCTGTTCCGCGCGGGGCGACGACGCCGGTGGTGGTACCGGTGGGCGTTCGCGGCGTACTACCGGCAGATGTTGCGGACCCCGGCGGCCGCGACGCACCGGGCCGCGATCGTCGCCGCCGGCTACGACTCCGCGCCGATCCTCGCCGCGGCATGGCGCGGTTTCGCGGACCTCGACGTACGGGACCTGGCCGGGCGGGTGCGCTGCCCGGTGCTGGCCGCCTGGGCCCGCCACGATCGGATAGTCCCGCTGGCGGCGAGCCGTCCGGCGCTGGAGTGCGTCCCGGATCTCACGTTGTCCACGTTCGACGCCGGCCACAGCCCGCACGTCGAGACCCCGGCGGAGTTCGAGGCCGTGCTGCGCTCGTTTCTCCGCAACCACATCACTTGA
- a CDS encoding glycosyltransferase → MVRNRGADRPRAHWVIFALAVSALMITLSLNAYTTTTGGGTVQPGQTEIVDKASALSGPVIQSEAGRLTARRLPARALALTFDDGPDPVWTPQILDALRRHGAKATFFVVGAQVNKHPELVRRILAEGHQLGLHSFTHHDLATMSESRRRLEFALTRNAVAHATGRDVRLFRPPYLASSARVDQRGLDLIRAAGRDGYVTVLADRDTNDWRRPGVKWIANAALPGGDAGTIVLMHDGGGDRQQTVEALDVLLPQLAAQGRHSVTVSGALPDLPATAPASLRLKVQGQAFAIAQHGAGLVGDALFVLMIFATVLAGTRMLIQTFCAWRHSRRSRRTPPPFRAPVSVIVPAHNEAANIVATVESLLANDYPDMEIVVVDDGSTDDTAALVEALDRPDVRVLRRTNLGKAAALRTGVAEARHDILVLIDGDTIVEPDTIELLVRRFADAGVGAVAGNAKVANRTGVIGRWQHVEYVVAFNLDRRVFETAGCMMTVPGALGAFRRAALEAAGGFDTDTLAEDTDITMAICRAGWRVVYDDKACAWTEAPGTWAGLWRQRYRWCYGTMQAMWKHRAALRERGAGGRLGRRGLVYVAVFQVLQPLLAPAVDIYLLWSLLFEPAGWVAVLWLGIHVAQFLVAVYAFRLDREPAGPLWSLPLQQIGYRQLIYLVTIQSTVTALIGSRLRWHVTARTGRAAALAPNATAADSRAVRIQRRVRLRRLGRDKGPLWARLTLWTGVVLIAISGTTAVVTAVLRHRYENSIQRADLLGEAATYHGDADGWSLDKPLNILLIGIDWRKGSTGTIRSDTVIVLHVPKSKDRAYLFSLPRDTLVDIPALPEIGFQGGRDRLNSSFAYGSGLDQDRARGGRLLAATVKRLTGLPGLDAAVLVDFYGFADVIRALGGLRVCVDAEVRSIHTRRVFPKGCDRMTGGEAIDYLRQRKSVKGSDYGRQHHQQEFIASIAAEAKRQNLATNPVKLDAVLRRAGNAMTMTTGPASPTDLALALRGISPDQITMIKTPGHGVRRAGQYLGEELEPAAYEMFRAVRDGTLPQFVAAHPELVSGAAR, encoded by the coding sequence GTGGTGCGCAACCGAGGCGCCGATCGGCCCCGCGCGCATTGGGTGATCTTCGCGCTGGCCGTGTCCGCCCTCATGATCACACTGAGTCTGAACGCCTACACCACGACGACCGGCGGCGGCACCGTACAGCCCGGCCAGACCGAGATCGTCGACAAGGCCTCGGCCCTCTCCGGGCCGGTCATCCAGTCCGAGGCGGGACGGCTGACCGCGCGGCGGCTCCCCGCCCGGGCCCTCGCGCTGACCTTCGACGACGGCCCGGATCCGGTATGGACGCCACAGATCCTGGACGCCTTGCGCCGGCACGGCGCCAAGGCCACGTTCTTCGTGGTCGGCGCCCAGGTCAACAAGCATCCCGAGCTGGTACGCCGGATCCTTGCCGAGGGGCATCAGCTAGGCCTGCACTCGTTCACCCATCACGACCTGGCGACGATGTCGGAGAGCCGGCGCCGCCTCGAGTTCGCCCTGACGCGCAACGCCGTCGCCCACGCCACCGGCCGCGACGTCCGCCTGTTCCGGCCGCCCTACCTGGCATCGTCGGCCCGCGTCGACCAACGCGGCCTCGACCTGATCCGGGCCGCCGGGCGAGACGGCTACGTGACGGTGCTGGCGGACCGGGACACCAACGACTGGCGGCGCCCTGGCGTCAAGTGGATCGCCAACGCCGCCCTGCCCGGCGGGGACGCGGGAACCATCGTGCTGATGCACGACGGTGGCGGGGACCGGCAGCAGACCGTCGAGGCGCTGGACGTGCTGCTGCCGCAACTCGCCGCGCAGGGGCGGCACAGCGTCACCGTCTCGGGCGCGCTGCCGGACCTGCCCGCCACCGCTCCGGCGTCGCTGCGCCTGAAGGTGCAGGGTCAGGCGTTCGCGATCGCGCAGCACGGCGCCGGCCTGGTCGGCGACGCCCTCTTCGTCCTCATGATCTTCGCGACCGTGCTCGCCGGCACCCGCATGCTGATCCAGACCTTCTGCGCGTGGCGGCACTCCCGTCGCTCGCGCCGGACCCCGCCGCCGTTCCGCGCGCCGGTGTCGGTGATCGTGCCGGCACACAACGAGGCCGCCAACATCGTCGCCACCGTCGAGTCACTGCTCGCCAACGACTATCCCGACATGGAGATCGTGGTCGTCGACGACGGATCGACCGACGACACGGCGGCCCTGGTGGAGGCGCTCGACCGGCCCGACGTTCGCGTCCTGCGCCGTACCAACCTGGGCAAGGCGGCCGCGTTGCGGACCGGCGTCGCGGAGGCGCGCCACGACATCCTGGTGCTGATCGACGGTGACACCATCGTCGAGCCGGACACCATCGAGCTGCTCGTTCGCCGGTTCGCCGATGCGGGCGTCGGCGCGGTCGCCGGCAACGCCAAGGTCGCCAACCGCACCGGCGTGATCGGCCGCTGGCAGCACGTGGAGTATGTGGTCGCGTTCAACCTGGACCGCCGGGTGTTCGAAACCGCCGGCTGCATGATGACCGTGCCCGGTGCCCTCGGCGCCTTCCGCCGGGCCGCGCTGGAGGCGGCCGGCGGCTTCGACACCGACACGCTGGCCGAGGACACCGACATCACGATGGCGATCTGCCGGGCCGGATGGCGGGTGGTGTACGACGACAAGGCCTGCGCCTGGACTGAGGCGCCGGGCACCTGGGCCGGGCTGTGGCGGCAACGCTACCGGTGGTGCTACGGCACCATGCAGGCGATGTGGAAGCACCGGGCCGCGCTGCGCGAACGCGGCGCCGGCGGCCGGCTCGGCCGCCGTGGCCTGGTCTACGTCGCCGTCTTCCAGGTCCTGCAGCCCTTGCTGGCCCCGGCCGTCGACATCTACCTGCTCTGGTCGCTGCTGTTCGAGCCGGCCGGCTGGGTCGCGGTGCTCTGGCTCGGCATCCACGTCGCCCAGTTCCTGGTCGCCGTCTACGCGTTCCGCCTCGACCGGGAGCCGGCCGGCCCGCTGTGGTCGCTGCCGCTGCAACAGATCGGCTACCGGCAACTCATCTATCTGGTGACCATCCAGTCGACGGTGACCGCACTGATCGGCAGCCGCCTGCGCTGGCACGTCACGGCGCGCACCGGGCGCGCGGCGGCTCTCGCCCCGAACGCCACGGCGGCCGACAGCCGCGCTGTACGCATCCAACGGCGGGTCCGACTGCGGCGGCTCGGGCGCGACAAGGGCCCGCTGTGGGCCCGGCTCACGCTGTGGACCGGCGTCGTCCTGATCGCGATCAGCGGCACGACGGCGGTGGTCACCGCGGTCCTACGCCACCGCTACGAGAACTCCATCCAGCGCGCCGATCTACTCGGCGAGGCGGCCACCTACCACGGCGACGCGGACGGCTGGAGCCTCGACAAGCCGCTCAACATCCTGCTGATCGGCATCGACTGGCGGAAGGGGTCCACCGGCACGATCCGGTCGGACACCGTGATCGTCCTGCACGTGCCGAAGAGCAAGGATCGCGCGTACCTGTTCTCGCTGCCGCGAGACACCCTCGTCGACATCCCGGCGTTGCCCGAGATCGGTTTCCAGGGCGGGCGCGACCGGCTCAACAGCTCCTTCGCGTACGGGTCCGGGCTGGACCAGGACCGGGCCCGGGGCGGCCGGCTGCTCGCCGCCACGGTCAAGCGGCTGACCGGCCTGCCCGGGCTGGACGCCGCGGTGCTCGTCGACTTCTACGGTTTCGCCGATGTCATCCGGGCGCTCGGTGGGCTGCGCGTCTGCGTCGACGCCGAGGTCCGCTCGATACACACCCGCCGGGTGTTCCCGAAGGGCTGCGACCGGATGACCGGCGGCGAGGCCATCGACTACCTGCGGCAGCGCAAGTCGGTGAAGGGCAGCGACTACGGGCGGCAGCACCACCAGCAGGAGTTCATCGCGTCGATCGCGGCGGAGGCCAAGCGGCAGAACCTGGCGACCAACCCGGTCAAGCTCGACGCGGTGCTCCGGCGGGCCGGCAACGCGATGACGATGACGACCGGGCCGGCCAGTCCGACCGATCTGGCGCTGGCCCTGCGCGGGATCAGCCCGGACCAGATCACCATGATCAAGACACCGGGGCACGGCGTGCGCCGCGCCGGCCAGTATCTCGGCGAGGAGCTGGAACCGGCCGCGTACGAGATGTTCCGCGCGGTCCGGGACGGCACGCTGCCGCAGTTCGTCGCCGCCCATCCCGAGCTGGTCTCGGGCGCCGCCCGGTAG